In one Grus americana isolate bGruAme1 chromosome 1, bGruAme1.mat, whole genome shotgun sequence genomic region, the following are encoded:
- the LOC129211412 gene encoding histone H2A-beta, sperm-like gives MSGAEEVCTVPEQEREPEATGSGDPSEGSEAKAKKSRSSRASRAGLLFSVSRVDRQLRRGRFAERFGARAPVYLAAVLQWVTHKTMDVAGKISKKSKQRRISPSHLQTAVQKNSVLKQLLRVGVPRGGGRAVPQSQRVASPSKKKTTKGKKRCPRQRGAPARATTAVK, from the coding sequence AtgtctggagcagaggaggTCTGCACGGTGCCCGAGCAGGAGAGGGAGCCGGAAGCGACAGGTTCTGGGGACCCCTCCGAAGGCAGCGAAGCAAAGGCCAAAAAGAGCCGCTCCTCCCGGGCCTCCCGGGCCGGGCTGCTCTTCTCTGTGAGCCGCGTAGACAGGCAGCTGCGCAGAGGCCGCTTTGCTGAGCGCTTTGGAGCCAGGGCCCCCGTCTATCTGGCTGCGGTGCTGCAGTGGGTGACGCACAAGACCATGGATGTGGCTGGCAAGATTTCCAAGAAGAGCAAGCAGCGGCGCATTTCTCCATCGCACTTGCAGACGGCGGTGCAAAAGAACTCCGTGCTCAAGCAGCTCCTGCGAGTCGGTGTGCCCAGGGGCGGCGGCAGGGCTGTCCCCCAAAGCCAGCGCGTGGCCTCACCCTCCAAAAAGAAGACGACCAAGGGCAAGAAGAGGTGCCCCAGACAAAGGGGTGCACCTGCCCGCGCCACCACTGCTGTCAAGTGA
- the LOC129203296 gene encoding olfactory receptor 10R2-like: protein MMNQTKVMGFVLIGFSDFPELRIPLFVFFFLIYLVTLTGNVLLMTLIRLHCHLHIPMYFFLSILSFSETCYTFAIIPKMLVNLITEEKSISFTGCAVQMCFFIGFGGTNCLLLTAMGYDRCVAICKPLHYRVLMNGRVCSQLVAFATVTGFTLSLIDTYFIFTLPFCGEKEINHFFCDMGPVIQAACTENNGIEIVIFIFCIVVVFGSFLLILLSYVLIFNTILKIPSTEGKRKAFSTCASHLTVVVVHFGCASIIYLRPKSTYSLEEDTLISVTYTVVTPLLNPVVYSLRNKDVRLALRKGLGRKLCTG from the coding sequence ATGATGAATCAAACCAAAGTGATGGGGTTCGTCTTGATTGGATTTTCAGACTTTCCAGAACTGCGGATTCcgttatttgtcttttttttcctgatttacCTGGTCACCCTCACTGGGAATGTCCTGCTAATGACACTCATCAGGCTTCATTGTCATCTTCACATCcccatgtatttcttcctttccattctctctttttcagaaaCCTGCTATACATTTGCTATCATTCCCAAGATGCTGGTAAATCTAATAACGGAAGAAAAGTCCATTTCCTTCACTGGGTGTGCTGTTCAGATGTGTTTCTTCATTGGCTTTGGAGGCACTAACTGTCTGCTTCTAACAGCAATGGGGTATGACCGATGTGTGGCTATATGTAAACCTTTACATTACAGAGTCCTCATGAACGGCAGGGTCTGCAGTCAGCTAGTGGCCTTTGCAACGGTGACTGGCTTTACCTTGTCCCTGATAGATACTTACTTTATATTCACATTGCCTTTCTgtggagagaaggaaattaatcACTTCTTCTGTGACATGGGTCCCGTCATTCAGGCAGCTTGCACAGAAAATAATGGCATTGAGatagtcatttttattttttgtattgtgGTTGTGTTTGGCTCCTTCCTGTTGATTCTTCTCTCGTACGTCTTGATCTTCAACACCATCCTCAAGATCCCCTCTACTGAGGGGAAACGTAAAGCCTTTTCCACTTGTGCCTCCCATCTCACTGTGGTTGTGGTGCACTTTGGGTGCGCCTCCATCATCTATTTAAGGCCCAAATCCACCTATTCCCTCGAGGAGGACACTCTGATTTCTGTCACTTACACTGTGGTGACTCCCTTGCTGAACCCTGTGGTTTACAGCCTGAGGAACAAGGATGTGCGCTTGGCCCTGCGGAAAGGCCTGGGAAGAAAGTTGTGCACTGGATGA